Below is a genomic region from Raphanus sativus cultivar WK10039 chromosome 4, ASM80110v3, whole genome shotgun sequence.
TCTGCTGTTAAATTTACATCTGTCGTGTACTTGGTAGCAGATTTTTGAGTCACATCAGACTTTTTGAAATGATAGATTTTTGTGTCCGATTTATTGTTGTCAATAGATTTAATTGTTTTAGTCTATCGAATGAAGTGGCCGATTTTTTAAACTTACCAGTTTTATATCGTACCATTTAGATTTTTAAGGCCGATTTAAAATTGCCTTCAACCGACTTTTAAAAGGAAATAGACATAAATTTTAACGACAGACATGTTTATCCGATTTAAATTTCTGGTagatttttatattgatttggTGGCAGATTTTCTAAATTGTCATCTTTGACGGCagacttttaaattaaattcttattaccaGATTAAGACACACTTATTGCAGCAGACTTATCCACTCGAATTTCTGGTTAAATTCACAAAgatttcggtttagtttaaatCTGGTTCAGTTAAAATTAATTTCGGTTTTAAGTAATTCTAATTTttggtttaaatcaatttttactcggtttaaattaatttaaacatctggtttaaaaaatttaaaaagctGGTTTAAACAATTTAATTACACCACGTTTTCTAATTAGATTTACGTCGTTTctgtcgtcttcttcttcctgttACCTCTCATAAATTTCTGTTCTCCTTTCATGGGGATCTACAACAGTGTCTTTTAATTCATATTGATTGGGGAATAATGGAAAACATGATTCTTGTCTCTGGGAAGTGGAAAGTTGAAAAATCTAAGTGGTTATTTGAGGTAGATAATGATCGAGGAAGCATACCAGTTGCTGGCAATGAGGACACTCGATTTGAGGATTTTGTGAAAACCATATTTGAGGATTATGGAATTGATTCTGCAGAAAACGACTTGGAACTGAGGTATCTTTTTCCGAGGCAGAATCTACACAATAAAAGCATCAATACACCACCTGTGAGAGTAGGAAACGATAGGCAGTTTCATGCATTCTTGGGTCTTTCCAAAGTGCAGAACGTTCAGCTATGTGTAGAgtttaaagtgaaaaaaattgTTGCAGAAGGAGCTGTGAAAGATCAGAAACAACCCATACAAGGAGATGACTCGTCGTGTGAAGACGAAGAAGATACAGACGAAGAGGGTGATCGATTCGATTACTGCGATGATTCTGATGGCGCAACATCTGATGATGAAAACTTTACTACATATGGGCTTCCACTAAACCATGTAGAAGAGGTTCATGGATCTTCTACAAAGTTGATTTATGGAAGAAAGACAGAAGAAAGAGAGTCTCCAATGAGTTTGTCCGATTTGCGCTCATTCAAATTTGACATGGGGCAGAGTTACAATTCGAAAGATGCATTGGAGACACATCTGAAGATTTTTTCCGTTGTCAACAACTTTGATTTTGATGTCATTGCATCAACGCGGAAACTACTGTTTGTAAAATGTTGGCTAAAAGGATGTACATGGAAGCTAAGAGCTACGCCAATAGGTAACTCTTTCAAGTTTACAGTCCGAGTATATGTAGATGACCATACCTGCTCCATAACAGAACGCTCATCTCGTTCCCGACAAGCTACTCCCGAGATTCTTGGACTCTTGTACAAAAACTATATTGGTGGGGTTGATCCATCTATTTTGCCACGTCATGTTTCTGATGCTATGAAGATGAGCTTCGGAATCAAGGTTGAATAAACTTGTGCTTCAAATATACAATCTTTTTTAGCCTTTACTTCCTTTTAAATGAGTTactgttaattttttattgcaGATGGATTACTGGAAATCTCATCGTACACTTATTGTTGCTAGAGAGCTCGTAATGGGTTCTTCAGAGAGTGGATATGAAGAATTACCTACTTACCTGCACATGATTAGAATGTCGAATCCAGGGACTTTAACTCAACTGGAAGTTGATACAAGCAATAGATTTAAGTACTTATTTCTTGCATTCAGCGCTAGCATTGCTGGCTTTCCATATATGAGGAAGGTTGTGGTGGTTGATGGGACGTTTTTGCAAGGGAAATACAAAAGAACACTTCTGATTGCAACCTCACAGGAtggtaattttcaaatatttccaATTGCGTTTACTGTGGTTGACACAGAGAATGATGAATCATGGACATGGTTTTTCCGCCAACTCAGTCGTGTGATCCCTGATGATGAAGGATTGGCATTAATCTCTGACAGGCACAAGTCAATTGGGAAAGCTATTGCAGTGGTCTATCCATTGGCAAGCAGAGGAATTTGCACGTACCACTTATATAAGAACATCTTGTTACGATACAAAGGGCGTGATTTGTTTGGTTTGGTCAAAAAAGCTGCCTACTCTTTTAGGTTGACTGATTTTCAAGCAACCTTCGAGACAATCAAAGAGTTAAACCCAGCTTTGCATGCATATCTGGAACGTGCTGATGTACATATGTGGGCACGAGCTCATTTTAGAGGTGATAGATATAACCTCCTAACAAGTAACATAGCTGAATCCATAAACAGAGCTTTGTCTGGTGCTAGAAGCTTGCCAATTGTTCACCTTCTAGAGTCGATCCGATTAATGATGACACGCTGGtttgcaaaaagaaaacatgatgcTGAGTTGATGAAAACCTCTCTTACTCGTGGTGTAGAGAAGGTGTTGGAGGTAATATATTTTGAACCAGTTTATGTTATTCGTTAGACTATTTTCTTGTATACTGAGCTTTAACATGTGCAGGGTCGGATGCCTATTGCTAATCTACTAAAGGTTCAAGCAATAGACATTCATCAGTCACAAGTGACAGGAGTCTCGTCTTTACATGTTGTAAATCTAAGCGAGAAGAAATGTTCATGCTGTAGATTTGATTTGGAGAAGCTACCATGTGCTCATGCTATAGCTGCTGCGGAAGCTAGAAAGATATCATGTATATCACTTTGTCATCATTACTATCGGAAGCAATACTTGTACAACGCGTATAACACTGCTGTTATGTCCAAAGATGATGTCGTTCCAATTCCAGAAGAGGTTGCCAAGAAGATATGTTTACCACCTGCGGGCCGCCAACCACCAGGAAGACCAAAAAAATCAAGGCATAAATCTATATTAGAGAAAGTTGCAGTCAAGAAGCGGCCACAGAAGGAACACACATGTAGAATTTGTAACCAGACGGGTCATAATTCTACAACATGTCCTCTAAACTGATGAGTTTTCGATTTTGTTTGAGACATTGGTCATTACATTTCATTTAGATTGGTGCTGCATTACGTTTAGTTGTTTACTAGACTTTTGTTATTACTTACTAGACTTTTATCACTACGTTTTGGTTCATTTGATTTGTGTGTTTCTGTTTAACTTACTTTGTGTTTCTCTAGAATTTGTAACGAGCCGAGTGCAATTGAAAGAGGCGAGCCAGAATAACATAATGTAGACTTATCCATCAACGTTAATCATCCAAAATACATCCATCCgaaaacaagaaaaaaccaACGAAAATACATCCATCCAAAAAAGCAAAAACTGACCAAGTTACATCCATCCAAAAAAGCAAAAACTGACCAAGTTACATGCATCCGAAAATAAGCAAAAACTGACCAAGTTATATCAATCCAAAGACGAGCACAAACCTACCAGTTACATCCATCCTCCATAGCCACCTCTCCATAAATATCTGCTCCCATCTTCAGTCGCAGTGATGGTATAATCTGATCACTTAAGCCATCAAAATTGCGCCCTAGAGCTAGACACTCAATATATTTCAGACTGTACACGCCGCAATCTCCTGGGTCCTCATTTTTGGGGATCTTCTTGTGCCTACGGTAGGTGAACTGCTTGTCACGCTTAGTTTTCAATTTTGGATCCTCCACCATCTTGTTGAGCAATGCCGGTAGCATTTTCGTGAAAGGCCTGCACTCCTCGTGCAACTGCTTATCACTCAGCACAGATGGTATGCAATCATACACATGTATTACCTCCTTAACAAGATCAATTCTTAAAGCAACCCAATGATCGCCGTTGACATGGTGACAGAGGAAAAGAGTGTCAACATCTGCAAGCCACTTCTTACCCGTGACAAATTGTTCTGGGTATTCTCCATTAAAGGCCTTGCTATAACGTTCTGACAACTCATTTGGCGTCTGATGAGACTTCTTGTAGTCGTTCACCCATGACTGCACAAACCAACGATCCAGAAATGCAATTCGAGGAGAATATGGAGATGGGGACTGC
It encodes:
- the LOC108833861 gene encoding uncharacterized protein LOC108833861 — translated: MDGSDKKSSVDGLPIQRVIKKEKKNKKTMPVKEDEMPLKKVKTEKAFSIPELNDQSVSSEGWENHLNWEKSVKCREVLEALCSSVEPRRKRKPQLTKTQVWLYVGNSTVKRIITADSVSEESFDPLSKVDPEKLQTVLDFIKSDLEKDESGFADRGAVFYLRLMIPREAWPNNKYGWLHDTHMASAMLMLHRRSMQSPSPYSPRIAFLDRWFVQSWVNDYKKSHQTPNELSERYSKAFNGEYPEQFVTGKKWLADVDTLFLCHHVNGDHWVALRIDLVKEVIHVYDCIPSVLSDKQLHEECRPFTKMLPALLNKMVEDPKLKTKRDKQFTYRRHKKIPKNEDPGDCGVYSLKYIECLALGRNFDGLSDQIIPSLRLKMGADIYGEVAMEDGCNW
- the LOC108833862 gene encoding uncharacterized protein LOC108833862 — its product is MENMILVSGKWKVEKSKWLFEVDNDRGSIPVAGNEDTRFEDFVKTIFEDYGIDSAENDLELRYLFPRQNLHNKSINTPPVRVGNDRQFHAFLGLSKVQNVQLCVEFKVKKIVAEGAVKDQKQPIQGDDSSCEDEEDTDEEGDRFDYCDDSDGATSDDENFTTYGLPLNHVEEVHGSSTKLIYGRKTEERESPMSLSDLRSFKFDMGQSYNSKDALETHLKIFSVVNNFDFDVIASTRKLLFVKCWLKGCTWKLRATPIGNSFKFTVRVYVDDHTCSITERSSRSRQATPEILGLLYKNYIGGVDPSILPRHVSDAMKMSFGIKMDYWKSHRTLIVARELVMGSSESGYEELPTYLHMIRMSNPGTLTQLEVDTSNRFKYLFLAFSASIAGFPYMRKVVVVDGTFLQGKYKRTLLIATSQDGNFQIFPIAFTVVDTENDESWTWFFRQLSRVIPDDEGLALISDRHKSIGKAIAVVYPLASRGICTYHLYKNILLRYKGRDLFGLVKKAAYSFRLTDFQATFETIKELNPALHAYLERADVHMWARAHFRGDRYNLLTSNIAESINRALSGARSLPIVHLLESIRLMMTRWFAKRKHDAELMKTSLTRGVEKVLEGRMPIANLLKVQAIDIHQSQVTGVSSLHVVNLSEKKCSCCRFDLEKLPCAHAIAAAEARKISCISLCHHYYRKQYLYNAYNTAVMSKDDVVPIPEEVAKKICLPPAGRQPPGRPKKSRHKSILEKVAVKKRPQKEHTCRICNQTGHNSTTCPLN